From one Candidatus Zixiibacteriota bacterium genomic stretch:
- a CDS encoding flagellar motor protein MotB — protein sequence MADEEKHNKPVIIKKKKNGHAGHHGGAWKVAYADFVTAMMAFFLVMWLVSQSDAVKQAVGGYFRDPVGFSEKAGKGALEGSAAPFKAPVPAAPDLQKKHQAEEKKLKTAGEKIREAIENSNEAGKIKDYVEIEIVPEGLRIQLIDASAASDSAIFFDLGSSKLKPWAQSVLATIGSELGKLPNHIIVEGHTDSRPFVSSNGYTNWELSSDRANSARRLMESSGLKGDQIIEIRGYADVQLRLPERPEDPRNRRVAIIVLNEAYEQRFKDIQVGNDLAGIE from the coding sequence TGGTCACCACGGCGGCGCTTGGAAAGTCGCCTATGCCGATTTTGTCACCGCCATGATGGCCTTCTTCCTGGTCATGTGGCTGGTTTCGCAGTCCGATGCCGTCAAGCAGGCGGTCGGCGGATATTTCCGTGACCCGGTCGGTTTCAGCGAGAAAGCCGGTAAAGGGGCGCTCGAAGGAAGCGCCGCCCCATTCAAAGCGCCGGTGCCGGCCGCTCCCGACCTGCAGAAAAAACATCAAGCCGAAGAGAAAAAACTCAAGACCGCCGGCGAAAAAATCCGGGAAGCGATCGAGAACTCGAATGAAGCCGGCAAAATCAAAGACTATGTCGAGATTGAGATTGTCCCCGAAGGGCTGCGGATTCAACTTATCGATGCCTCGGCTGCGTCCGACTCCGCCATCTTCTTCGACCTGGGAAGTTCCAAACTTAAACCGTGGGCGCAATCAGTCCTTGCCACTATCGGCTCGGAACTGGGAAAACTCCCCAACCATATCATTGTCGAAGGACATACCGACAGCCGCCCCTTTGTCTCGAGCAACGGCTACACCAACTGGGAACTGTCATCCGACCGCGCCAATAGCGCCCGTCGTCTGATGGAATCCTCCGGGCTCAAGGGCGACCAGATTATCGAAATCCGCGGTTATGCTGATGTTCAACTGCGACTGCCGGAGCGCCCCGAAGACCCGCGCAACCGCCGTGTGGCGATTATCGTTCTCAACGAAGCATACGAGCAGCGATTCAAAGATATCCAGGTTGGCAACGACCTTGCCGGTATCGAGTAA